One window of the Streptomyces asoensis genome contains the following:
- a CDS encoding YihY/virulence factor BrkB family protein, producing the protein MSADPYTGEAHRILRPRGPAAWWPALRRTPMSLWNDDITDYAAALTYYAILAVLPAMMVTVLAFGLISPDTAEEFVTHVTAYAPAESGADLHAVLSRALGADGTAWPLLVAGATSALWSASSYLAVFRRALHRMHRVEDRRSPWRKAPRILLTALALLGLLLAGSLVLLLTGPLAEAAGRVVGVDDTVTWAWYVLRWPLLVCLVALLVVVVFHTGPAPARLHGRSLPGGVLAAALWLVVSAGFAWYASGLSAYSRLYGSLAGVVVFLVWLWLSNLALLTGAQFAAELSAPHGQDPEKPSSR; encoded by the coding sequence ATGTCCGCTGACCCGTACACCGGCGAGGCACACCGCATCCTCCGGCCCCGGGGGCCCGCCGCCTGGTGGCCGGCGCTGCGGCGTACACCGATGTCCCTGTGGAACGACGACATCACGGACTACGCGGCGGCGCTGACGTACTACGCGATCCTGGCCGTGCTGCCCGCGATGATGGTCACCGTCCTCGCGTTCGGGCTGATCAGCCCGGACACGGCCGAGGAATTCGTCACCCATGTCACCGCCTACGCCCCGGCCGAGTCCGGCGCCGACCTGCACGCCGTGCTGTCCCGTGCGCTGGGCGCCGACGGTACGGCCTGGCCGCTGCTGGTGGCCGGAGCGACAAGCGCGCTGTGGTCGGCCTCCAGCTATCTCGCCGTCTTCCGCCGCGCCCTGCACCGCATGCACCGGGTCGAGGACCGGCGCTCACCCTGGCGCAAGGCGCCCCGCATCCTGCTGACCGCCCTCGCTCTGCTGGGACTGCTCCTCGCCGGTTCCCTCGTCCTGTTGCTGACCGGTCCGCTGGCCGAGGCGGCGGGCCGGGTCGTCGGCGTGGACGACACCGTGACCTGGGCCTGGTACGTGCTGCGCTGGCCGTTGTTGGTGTGCCTGGTCGCCCTCCTGGTCGTGGTCGTCTTCCACACCGGTCCGGCCCCGGCCCGCCTGCACGGGCGCAGTCTGCCCGGCGGCGTACTGGCAGCCGCGCTGTGGCTCGTGGTCTCCGCGGGCTTCGCCTGGTACGCCTCCGGCCTGAGCGCGTACAGCAGGCTCTACGGCTCGCTCGCGGGCGTCGTCGTCTTCCTCGTCTGGCTGTGGTTGTCCAACCTCGCCCTGCTGACCGGGGCGCAGTTCGCCGCGGAGCTCTCCGCGCCGCACGGTCAGGACCCGGAGAAGCCGTCGTCCCGCTGA
- a CDS encoding RICIN domain-containing protein, giving the protein MSIWTSLEPSSATVDPGGSTTVRLRLRNTGDVVDEYRFEPIGDIAPWTTVEPGSLRLYPGTTGTVELTFAPPRTPDATAGPNPYAIRITPTEHPESTTVPEGNLTISPFTEVRAELVPPTVKGRFRGRPKLAVDNLGNTKVTGSLSGSDNGDQLSYDIQPGNFQIEPGRAAFVKATLKPRQIIWFGTKTERPYTLAVKRSGVTPLTVEGTYVQRSFLPGWLTRLLGIFLALAIALVMLWIAYKPKVTSSARELQEAAVSTLAPSPSPPQVPPSAPSASAPPAETAPPAASASAQDGGGGGGGGAESPPAKKKTPSVLPASDIMLRNPTTKMCADLPAGDDADSAGRVVQATCDENTDGSQRWNLEVRYPKLGPGGSALFQIRNVEDQLCVDLPDYGAKPIRSPILEYACAGTTADNQLWWLDKQDSGNYWIRNYASNNACLDVAGYSTGGNGAHLTLFTCSNSDDQEWQIIRPSDS; this is encoded by the coding sequence GTGAGTATTTGGACTTCCCTCGAACCTTCCTCGGCCACGGTGGATCCCGGTGGCAGTACGACCGTGCGGCTGCGTCTGCGCAACACCGGTGACGTGGTCGACGAGTACCGCTTCGAACCCATCGGTGACATCGCGCCCTGGACCACGGTGGAGCCCGGTTCCCTGCGGCTGTACCCGGGGACGACGGGGACGGTGGAGCTGACCTTCGCGCCGCCGCGCACCCCCGACGCGACAGCCGGCCCGAACCCGTACGCGATACGGATCACCCCGACCGAGCACCCGGAGTCGACAACCGTTCCCGAGGGGAATCTGACGATCTCCCCCTTCACGGAGGTGCGGGCCGAGCTCGTCCCTCCGACGGTGAAGGGCCGTTTCCGGGGGCGGCCGAAGCTGGCTGTCGACAACCTCGGCAACACGAAGGTGACCGGGTCACTGAGCGGCAGCGACAACGGCGACCAACTGTCCTACGACATCCAACCGGGCAACTTCCAGATCGAGCCCGGCCGTGCCGCGTTCGTGAAGGCCACACTGAAGCCTCGACAGATCATCTGGTTCGGGACCAAGACGGAACGGCCGTACACCCTCGCCGTGAAGCGGTCGGGGGTGACGCCGCTGACTGTCGAGGGCACCTATGTGCAGCGGAGTTTCCTGCCCGGCTGGCTCACCAGGCTGCTCGGGATCTTCCTGGCGCTCGCGATCGCCCTCGTGATGCTGTGGATCGCCTACAAGCCCAAGGTCACCAGCTCCGCCCGGGAGTTGCAGGAGGCCGCCGTCAGCACGCTCGCGCCTTCCCCTTCACCGCCGCAGGTGCCACCTTCCGCACCTTCCGCGTCGGCCCCGCCGGCCGAGACCGCCCCGCCTGCCGCGTCGGCCTCGGCCCAGGACGGCGGAGGCGGCGGAGGCGGCGGCGCGGAGTCCCCGCCGGCCAAGAAGAAGACCCCGAGCGTGCTGCCGGCGTCCGACATCATGCTGCGCAACCCGACCACCAAGATGTGCGCCGACCTCCCTGCCGGCGACGACGCCGACTCGGCGGGCCGGGTGGTGCAGGCCACCTGTGACGAGAACACCGACGGCAGCCAGCGGTGGAACCTGGAGGTGAGGTACCCGAAGCTGGGCCCCGGCGGCTCGGCTCTCTTCCAGATCCGCAACGTCGAGGACCAGCTGTGCGTGGATCTGCCGGACTACGGCGCCAAGCCCATCAGGTCGCCGATCCTGGAGTACGCCTGCGCCGGAACGACCGCCGACAACCAGCTGTGGTGGCTCGACAAACAGGACAGCGGCAACTACTGGATCCGCAACTACGCCAGCAACAACGCATGCCTGGACGTCGCCGGATACAGCACCGGCGGCAACGGAGCCCACCTCACGCTCTTCACCTGCTCCAACAGCGACGACCAGGAATGGCAGATCATCCGTCCCTCGGATTCCTGA
- a CDS encoding SMI1/KNR4 family protein — MSDEPFNWHDFLGRWQEEWVPRTDEDDDDEDDGGQTVVRPGRPGAQESAIAAAEERLGRRLPTSYREFLTVSDGWRVDETAGVYQLGGVADIDWFRDPYDMTPLYEESLGDSPRKEDILLAGMWRRALRLETDSDMSYALLDPGDSDQDGEWALYVYKGWSGEFPDRYPSFRAYMEAMYRGFHSDRVERPDFVNATTRAQDAHVQEARLLALRGRYEEALPLLEEALSFGRPHSAVLLNQLRHLLAPRSPRDYGYLVADPRYLPEILPVEAMTPARGEWRLGGDDHWLGMMSARGAARETAEAVLGAMRDGTHRYAPPGPWGRAVAEAREAARWGATDAAWRVLRDALPLWEAPGPSLIAPIGLLADPVLGPLITPERGREVLATPRAGEAGPAPEPVPDLDPPGLAWLTEPAANGRPLDGYRCVWVEGIDPARLPALIGEEGAELGAPADLRETSWRVPGPHEREGVELWEDRAVVAVGRTAEAWAFAFDGDSRYLNKLFLSPAAAASSSGRAVVVWRDPRRSTPGAHPAVFHLSVAEQGEELYAFTVRGTEIQRSGTIPEALDPARLFRPQDTEPDGELRVLEALHTELGLSLPRFALTQGRLRTFTTRSWTRAPREGEGFAYVSIGRRRS, encoded by the coding sequence ATGAGTGACGAGCCTTTCAACTGGCACGATTTCCTGGGGCGTTGGCAGGAGGAGTGGGTTCCGCGCACGGATGAGGACGACGACGACGAGGACGACGGCGGACAGACCGTTGTCCGCCCGGGCAGACCCGGGGCACAGGAGTCGGCGATCGCCGCGGCCGAGGAGCGGCTGGGGCGGCGGCTGCCGACCTCGTACCGGGAGTTCCTGACCGTGAGCGACGGGTGGCGGGTGGACGAGACGGCCGGGGTCTACCAGCTCGGCGGTGTCGCGGACATCGACTGGTTTCGGGATCCGTACGACATGACTCCGCTCTACGAGGAGAGTCTCGGCGACAGCCCGCGCAAGGAGGACATTCTGCTGGCCGGGATGTGGCGACGGGCGCTACGGCTGGAGACGGACTCCGACATGTCGTACGCGCTGCTCGACCCCGGCGACAGCGACCAGGACGGCGAGTGGGCGCTCTACGTCTACAAAGGCTGGAGCGGTGAATTCCCGGACCGTTACCCGTCGTTCCGCGCGTACATGGAGGCCATGTACCGCGGCTTCCACTCCGACCGGGTGGAGCGACCCGACTTCGTCAACGCCACCACGCGCGCTCAGGACGCCCATGTGCAGGAGGCCCGCCTGCTGGCCCTGCGCGGACGGTACGAAGAGGCCCTGCCCCTGCTCGAGGAGGCGCTGTCCTTCGGGCGGCCACACAGTGCCGTCCTGCTGAACCAGCTCCGGCATCTGCTGGCTCCCCGCAGCCCCCGGGATTACGGGTACCTGGTGGCCGACCCGCGCTACCTGCCGGAGATTCTGCCCGTGGAGGCCATGACGCCGGCCCGCGGCGAATGGCGGCTGGGCGGGGACGACCACTGGCTCGGGATGATGAGCGCCCGCGGGGCCGCCCGGGAGACCGCCGAGGCCGTCCTGGGCGCGATGCGGGACGGCACCCATCGCTACGCGCCTCCCGGTCCGTGGGGCCGGGCCGTCGCCGAGGCCCGGGAGGCGGCCCGCTGGGGGGCGACCGACGCCGCGTGGCGAGTGCTGCGGGACGCGCTCCCGCTGTGGGAGGCACCCGGGCCCTCGCTGATCGCCCCGATCGGCCTGCTCGCCGATCCGGTCCTGGGCCCGCTGATCACGCCGGAGCGTGGACGGGAAGTCCTTGCGACGCCGCGAGCCGGAGAAGCGGGACCCGCTCCCGAGCCGGTGCCCGATCTCGACCCGCCGGGCCTCGCCTGGCTGACGGAGCCCGCGGCGAACGGGCGGCCGCTCGACGGATACCGCTGTGTCTGGGTCGAGGGGATCGACCCCGCCCGCCTGCCCGCTCTGATAGGAGAGGAAGGCGCCGAACTGGGCGCGCCCGCGGACCTGCGCGAGACGTCCTGGCGCGTACCCGGGCCCCACGAGCGCGAGGGCGTGGAACTCTGGGAGGACCGGGCCGTGGTTGCCGTCGGCCGCACCGCAGAAGCGTGGGCCTTCGCCTTCGACGGCGACTCCCGGTACCTGAACAAGCTGTTCCTGTCCCCAGCCGCGGCCGCCTCCTCGTCCGGCCGCGCGGTGGTGGTGTGGCGCGACCCGAGGCGCTCGACCCCGGGTGCCCACCCGGCCGTGTTCCACCTGTCGGTGGCCGAACAGGGTGAGGAGCTGTACGCGTTCACCGTGCGGGGTACGGAGATCCAGCGCTCCGGCACGATTCCCGAGGCGTTGGACCCCGCACGGCTGTTCCGCCCGCAGGACACTGAACCGGACGGCGAACTACGTGTGTTGGAGGCCCTGCACACCGAACTCGGGCTTTCGCTTCCCCGCTTCGCACTGACCCAGGGCAGGCTCCGCACCTTCACCACCCGGTCCTGGACCCGGGCACCACGCGAGGGCGAGGGGTTCGCCTACGTCAGCATCGGGCGGCGCCGGTCCTGA
- a CDS encoding spore-associated protein — protein sequence MRFTHSILGAAALAALSVGATTALAAPASAVPNTTPQKVCGSGYKTVNSAAVGSLGTVYLAYNAANGNNCVVTIRNNPGTAVDMSAWIYVPDTNEGDDDYGRYTSYAGPSYVIGKGHCVDWGGGIANTYVQVIGSNCASLKEHRTTYTR from the coding sequence ATGCGCTTCACTCACTCCATACTGGGCGCCGCCGCACTGGCCGCTCTGTCGGTGGGGGCCACCACCGCCCTGGCGGCACCCGCCTCCGCCGTACCCAACACCACCCCACAGAAAGTCTGCGGAAGCGGCTACAAGACCGTGAACTCCGCCGCCGTCGGCTCGCTGGGCACCGTCTACCTCGCCTACAACGCCGCCAACGGCAACAACTGCGTCGTCACCATCCGCAACAACCCCGGCACCGCCGTGGACATGTCCGCCTGGATCTACGTCCCCGACACCAACGAAGGAGACGACGACTACGGGCGCTACACCTCGTACGCAGGACCCTCCTACGTCATCGGCAAAGGCCACTGCGTCGACTGGGGCGGCGGCATCGCCAACACCTATGTACAGGTGATCGGCTCCAACTGCGCCTCGCTCAAGGAACACCGGACCACCTACACCCGCTGA
- a CDS encoding DUF3500 domain-containing protein yields MSLRHIEYRLATAVAATALVVTCTSGAAVPSAAAPTAGTYRTDAAAAAASQVLTAVNTFLGTLSSSQKTTVQATRTQANLSKWSNLPDALYTRAGLRMDALTSAQQTAVLNILGSALSPAGFEQVTGITYGDGVLKAQGGIDLDFGADHYWIRILGTPSATGKWTVQYGGHHLAVNITLSGDTMTLGPTLWGAQPAYYTKSGATVEPLVGETDKAYTVLQSLNSTQLAAAILDTPVKEIVLGAGQDGKTLAYDGVRASTFTAAQKTLLLDLVNEWITPLNTEQAAAKLAEAQAVLDQTYFAWSGSTAANQPVYYRVQSPAFTIEFAHQQGSGANAGGITHIHSIYRENGNDYGAED; encoded by the coding sequence TTGTCACTGCGTCACATCGAATACCGCCTCGCCACGGCCGTCGCGGCCACGGCCCTGGTCGTGACCTGCACCTCCGGTGCCGCCGTGCCGTCCGCCGCCGCGCCGACGGCCGGCACGTACCGCACGGACGCGGCCGCTGCGGCGGCCTCGCAGGTCCTCACCGCGGTCAACACCTTCCTGGGCACGCTGAGTTCGTCCCAGAAGACCACCGTCCAGGCGACCCGCACCCAGGCCAACCTGTCGAAGTGGTCCAACCTGCCCGACGCCCTGTACACGCGTGCGGGGTTGCGGATGGACGCGCTGACCTCCGCCCAGCAGACCGCGGTCCTGAACATACTGGGGTCCGCGCTCAGCCCGGCGGGTTTCGAGCAGGTCACCGGCATCACCTACGGCGACGGCGTCCTGAAGGCACAGGGCGGCATCGACCTCGACTTCGGCGCGGACCACTACTGGATCCGCATCCTCGGCACCCCGTCCGCGACCGGCAAGTGGACCGTCCAGTACGGCGGCCACCACCTGGCCGTCAACATCACGCTGTCCGGCGACACCATGACGCTGGGCCCCACCCTGTGGGGAGCGCAGCCGGCGTACTACACGAAGTCCGGCGCGACCGTCGAACCGCTGGTGGGTGAGACCGACAAGGCGTACACGGTCCTCCAGTCGCTCAACTCCACACAGCTGGCCGCCGCCATCCTGGACACACCGGTGAAGGAGATCGTCCTCGGCGCCGGCCAGGACGGAAAGACCCTCGCCTACGACGGCGTCCGGGCGTCCACCTTCACCGCCGCCCAGAAGACCCTGCTGCTCGACCTCGTCAACGAGTGGATCACCCCGCTCAACACGGAACAGGCCGCGGCGAAGCTGGCGGAGGCGCAGGCCGTCCTCGACCAGACGTACTTCGCCTGGTCCGGGTCCACGGCCGCCAACCAGCCGGTCTACTACCGCGTCCAGAGCCCCGCCTTCACCATCGAGTTCGCCCACCAGCAGGGTTCGGGCGCCAACGCGGGCGGCATCACCCACATCCACTCCATCTACCGCGAGAACGGCAACGACTACGGCGCCGAGGACTGA
- a CDS encoding nickel/cobalt transporter, which yields MTLARRLARWTAALVLAAAGSGLAAAPAAAHPTDEVLQQAYLTPTVSRLEVQLDLTPGVLVAPAFARAVDTDRDGEFGSAETAAHLRRVTSALAVRVDGRAVALEVTGSTYPPYELLAAGGGAVSVEAVADLPAGARAVTFTDAYDPGARTTVQEDVLVAAHRPVRPAGIERGDGGRTITMALPGLVGPPSPASPAGPESPASPDKASAQKAADFGGGSGGTMLSALRSPRSSPWALLALLGTCALLGAFHALTPGHGKALLASYLVGAHSTPRQAVVLGAVITFTHTVSVIALGTAVLLAGHFVVPEVLVPVLEVASGTVVLILGARLLRRRWRQHTGHDHADGHSHTHGHSHTHDHSHTHDDGHAAAHHHPPALPTTFRSIATMGVSGGIIPCPEALSVLLLAIGLGRTALGLTMIVSFSAGLAGVLVGLGLVLVSARTKLERFRRSGDSLLVQWLPVVSAAVVTTLGLTIAVGGVTGLVG from the coding sequence GTGACCCTCGCACGCCGCCTGGCCCGGTGGACGGCAGCCCTCGTGCTGGCCGCCGCCGGGTCGGGCCTCGCCGCCGCGCCCGCCGCGGCCCACCCGACCGACGAAGTGCTCCAGCAGGCCTACCTGACACCGACCGTGTCCCGCTTGGAAGTCCAACTCGACCTCACCCCAGGCGTGTTGGTGGCCCCCGCTTTCGCCCGGGCCGTCGACACCGACAGGGACGGCGAGTTCGGCTCCGCCGAGACGGCCGCGCACCTGCGGCGCGTGACCTCGGCGCTCGCGGTCCGCGTGGACGGGCGGGCCGTCGCGCTGGAGGTGACGGGGAGTACGTATCCGCCGTACGAACTGCTGGCGGCGGGCGGGGGCGCGGTGAGCGTCGAGGCGGTGGCCGATCTTCCGGCCGGCGCCCGCGCCGTCACCTTCACCGACGCGTACGACCCCGGTGCCCGCACGACCGTGCAGGAAGACGTGCTGGTCGCGGCCCACCGGCCGGTACGCCCGGCGGGCATCGAACGCGGGGACGGGGGACGCACGATCACCATGGCACTCCCCGGGCTCGTCGGGCCACCGAGTCCGGCGAGTCCGGCGGGCCCGGAAAGTCCGGCGAGTCCGGACAAGGCATCGGCACAGAAGGCGGCGGACTTCGGCGGGGGCAGCGGGGGCACCATGCTCAGCGCCCTTCGCTCGCCCCGGTCGTCCCCCTGGGCGCTGCTCGCGCTGCTCGGCACCTGCGCCCTGCTCGGCGCCTTCCACGCCCTGACGCCCGGCCACGGCAAGGCCCTCCTCGCTTCCTATCTGGTCGGCGCCCACAGCACCCCCAGGCAGGCAGTGGTCCTCGGAGCGGTCATCACCTTCACGCACACGGTCTCCGTGATCGCACTCGGTACGGCGGTGCTACTCGCGGGGCACTTCGTGGTGCCGGAGGTGTTGGTGCCGGTGCTGGAGGTCGCCAGCGGGACCGTGGTACTGATCCTCGGGGCGAGACTGCTGCGGCGTCGCTGGAGGCAGCACACCGGCCACGATCACGCAGACGGCCACAGCCACACCCACGGTCATAGCCACACCCATGACCACAGCCACACCCACGACGACGGACACGCGGCCGCCCATCACCACCCGCCCGCCCTGCCCACCACCTTCCGCTCCATTGCCACCATGGGGGTGTCCGGCGGGATCATCCCGTGCCCCGAGGCGCTGAGCGTGCTCCTGCTGGCCATCGGCCTGGGTCGCACGGCCCTTGGCCTGACCATGATCGTCTCCTTCAGCGCGGGCCTGGCCGGGGTCCTCGTCGGACTGGGTCTCGTGCTGGTGAGCGCCCGTACGAAACTGGAGCGCTTCCGGCGCTCCGGCGACAGCCTGCTCGTTCAGTGGCTGCCGGTCGTCTCCGCGGCCGTCGTGACCACCCTCGGCCTGACCATCGCGGTGGGTGGCGTGACGGGACTCGTGGGCTGA
- a CDS encoding GlxA family transcriptional regulator, which produces MTVHRVVALLHEPQSPFELACAAEVFGGVRPDVPVRYDVRLCAERPGPLRTTVGHALLVEAGLEALAEADTVVVPGWQPPGGAVSGAVLEAVRGAHRRGARVASICTGAFVLARAGLLDDRRATTHWRRTAQLAAAFPAVEVVSDVLYVDHGDVATSAGSGAGIDLCLQLVRRDQGAGYAAAVARGMVLPPHREGGQLQYVSPPGAPEKTDDSLAPLLDWALGRLGEELGVGRLAGRAGVSERTLARRFVRQLGVGPGQWVLARRIEAARVLLEESDLPVETVAERVGLSSAVNLRRHFRAVLGTTPGAYRRVFGEPGGAPVQGSPTLARS; this is translated from the coding sequence ATGACTGTCCACCGGGTCGTCGCGCTGCTCCACGAACCCCAGTCGCCCTTCGAACTCGCCTGTGCCGCCGAGGTGTTCGGCGGCGTACGGCCCGATGTGCCCGTCCGCTACGACGTCCGGCTGTGCGCCGAGCGGCCGGGACCGCTGCGGACGACCGTCGGGCACGCGCTGCTCGTCGAGGCGGGGCTGGAGGCGCTCGCGGAGGCGGACACCGTGGTGGTGCCGGGGTGGCAGCCGCCCGGGGGCGCGGTGAGCGGGGCGGTGCTGGAGGCGGTGCGCGGCGCTCACCGGCGTGGGGCGCGGGTCGCGTCCATCTGCACGGGCGCGTTCGTCCTCGCGCGGGCCGGGCTGCTCGACGACCGCCGGGCTACCACGCACTGGCGCCGGACGGCTCAACTGGCCGCCGCCTTCCCGGCGGTGGAGGTCGTCTCCGACGTGCTGTACGTCGACCACGGCGACGTCGCCACCAGCGCGGGCAGCGGCGCCGGGATCGACCTGTGCCTCCAGCTCGTACGCCGTGACCAGGGCGCCGGGTACGCCGCGGCAGTCGCCCGCGGCATGGTGCTGCCGCCGCACCGGGAGGGCGGCCAGCTCCAGTACGTGAGTCCGCCCGGGGCGCCGGAGAAGACGGACGACTCGCTCGCGCCGCTGCTGGACTGGGCGCTCGGCCGGCTGGGCGAGGAACTGGGCGTGGGACGGCTCGCCGGGCGGGCCGGGGTGTCCGAGCGGACGCTGGCCCGGCGGTTCGTGCGGCAGCTCGGGGTCGGTCCGGGGCAGTGGGTGCTCGCGCGGCGGATCGAGGCGGCGCGGGTGCTGCTGGAGGAGAGCGACCTGCCGGTGGAGACGGTGGCCGAGCGGGTCGGACTGTCGTCGGCGGTGAATCTGCGACGGCACTTCCGGGCGGTGCTGGGGACCACTCCGGGGGCCTATCGGAGGGTGTTCGGGGAGCCCGGCGGTGCCCCGGTGCAAGGTTCGCCGACCCTGGCTCGATCTTGA
- a CDS encoding cupin domain-containing protein — MTSEPSEPSALVTVVHTDQVDAEEVAPGIVRRRLPRTDHARGWLIDFGPGSQWPEVDVHESEERYFVLAGEVIEGEERHGPGTYVVFAPGSRHRPRTEHGARMLGITVL; from the coding sequence ATGACCAGCGAACCCAGCGAACCCAGCGCTCTCGTCACCGTCGTGCACACCGACCAGGTCGACGCCGAGGAGGTCGCCCCCGGCATCGTCCGCCGTCGCCTTCCCCGTACCGACCACGCCCGGGGCTGGCTCATCGACTTCGGCCCCGGCAGCCAGTGGCCGGAGGTCGACGTCCACGAGTCCGAGGAGCGCTACTTCGTGCTCGCCGGCGAGGTCATCGAGGGCGAGGAGCGCCACGGCCCGGGCACGTACGTGGTCTTCGCCCCCGGCAGCCGCCACCGCCCGCGCACCGAACACGGAGCGCGCATGCTGGGCATCACAGTGCTGTAG
- a CDS encoding antibiotic biosynthesis monooxygenase → MSTTEVRRGEPVTTVLTWEVRPGREQEFEDWTHGISRCARRFPGNEGVSWLRPEEGHRFHAMLRWSDPHRLAAWLESDERASWHARIEGVATEIGSERQSTSGMETWFNLPGTTVQAPPRWKMVLTTFLGAYPFTLLIQWLVTPRTGAWPLPLRAAVFPLVLLPTLTYGVMPRLSRLLRRWLYPPPDR, encoded by the coding sequence ATGAGCACCACTGAAGTACGGCGGGGCGAGCCGGTCACCACGGTTCTCACCTGGGAGGTGCGCCCGGGCCGGGAGCAGGAGTTCGAGGACTGGACGCATGGGATCTCCCGTTGCGCCAGACGGTTCCCGGGCAACGAGGGCGTCTCGTGGCTGCGCCCCGAGGAGGGCCACCGCTTCCACGCGATGCTGCGCTGGTCCGATCCGCACCGGCTCGCCGCGTGGCTGGAGTCGGACGAGCGGGCGTCCTGGCACGCGCGGATCGAGGGCGTCGCCACGGAGATCGGCAGCGAGCGGCAGTCGACGTCCGGGATGGAGACCTGGTTCAACCTGCCCGGCACCACCGTGCAGGCCCCGCCCCGCTGGAAGATGGTGCTCACCACGTTCCTCGGCGCCTATCCGTTCACGCTGCTGATCCAGTGGCTGGTGACGCCCCGCACGGGCGCCTGGCCCCTGCCGCTGCGGGCCGCCGTGTTCCCCCTGGTGCTGCTGCCGACGCTGACGTATGGGGTGATGCCGAGGCTGAGCCGCCTGCTGCGGCGCTGGCTGTACCCTCCGCCGGACCGGTGA
- a CDS encoding quinone oxidoreductase family protein, protein MPETMTALFGGTGPDWTARQAPVPQPGPGQIVVRARAAALNNADASMLAAADPTSGGTGKEYQAGYEFAGEVAAVGDGVGTPAVGERVMGTTPGSFAQYVLADHCHVLPVPDELAHEEACALPTGLLTENGALMTAGFRAGQSVLITGATSSIGLIGVRIAKALGAGQVIATTRSAAKRDLLMGAGADTVVVTDAQDLTQAVLDATGGEGVDVTLDHVGGQTFAACLPATRTDGAVVNIGRLDTAASTIDLDALSYRHLRVAGVSFGFTRPAELGAVIAAAGEHLLAAVADGRVRPLIDTTLSFATATEAAERLRSHQAHGKIILTVP, encoded by the coding sequence ATGCCCGAGACGATGACCGCCCTGTTCGGCGGCACCGGCCCCGACTGGACCGCCCGCCAGGCCCCCGTACCTCAGCCCGGCCCCGGGCAGATCGTCGTGCGCGCCCGCGCGGCAGCCCTCAACAACGCCGACGCCTCCATGCTCGCCGCCGCCGACCCCACCTCCGGCGGCACCGGCAAGGAGTACCAGGCCGGCTACGAATTCGCCGGCGAAGTCGCCGCCGTCGGCGACGGCGTGGGCACCCCCGCGGTGGGTGAGAGGGTGATGGGCACGACACCGGGCAGCTTCGCCCAGTACGTCCTGGCCGACCACTGCCACGTCCTACCCGTCCCCGACGAACTCGCCCACGAGGAGGCGTGCGCGCTGCCCACCGGGCTGCTCACCGAGAACGGCGCCCTCATGACCGCCGGGTTCCGGGCCGGACAGTCGGTGCTGATCACCGGGGCCACCTCCAGCATCGGCCTGATCGGCGTACGCATCGCCAAGGCCCTCGGTGCCGGACAGGTCATCGCCACCACCCGCAGCGCCGCCAAGCGCGACCTGCTCATGGGGGCCGGGGCCGACACCGTCGTGGTCACCGACGCACAGGACCTCACCCAGGCGGTGCTGGACGCCACCGGCGGCGAAGGCGTCGACGTCACTCTCGATCACGTCGGCGGACAGACCTTTGCCGCCTGTCTGCCGGCCACCCGCACCGACGGCGCCGTGGTCAACATCGGCCGCCTCGACACGGCCGCCTCCACCATCGACCTCGACGCCCTGTCCTACCGGCACCTGCGCGTCGCCGGGGTCTCCTTCGGCTTCACCCGGCCCGCCGAACTCGGCGCCGTCATCGCCGCGGCCGGCGAGCACCTGCTGGCCGCTGTCGCAGACGGCCGGGTCCGCCCTCTGATCGACACCACCCTGTCCTTCGCCACCGCCACAGAGGCCGCCGAACGGCTTCGCTCCCACCAGGCTCACGGAAAGATCATCCTCACCGTCCCCTGA
- the panD gene encoding aspartate 1-decarboxylase: MLRTMFKSKIHRATVTQADLHYVGSVTIDADLLDGADLLPGELVHIVDITNGARLETYVIEGERGSGVVGINGAAAHLVHPGDLVIIISYAQVTDAEARALEPRVVHVDRDNRIVALGADPSEPVPGSDQERSPQAVSV; this comes from the coding sequence ATGCTTCGTACGATGTTCAAGTCCAAGATCCACCGTGCCACCGTCACCCAGGCCGACCTGCACTACGTGGGATCGGTGACCATCGACGCCGACCTGCTGGACGGGGCCGACCTGCTGCCGGGGGAGCTCGTCCACATCGTCGACATCACCAACGGGGCGCGGCTCGAGACGTATGTCATCGAGGGCGAGCGCGGCTCGGGGGTCGTCGGTATCAACGGAGCCGCCGCCCATCTCGTGCACCCCGGTGATCTGGTGATCATCATCAGTTACGCTCAGGTGACCGACGCCGAGGCGCGGGCTCTGGAGCCGCGGGTCGTGCACGTGGACCGTGACAACCGGATCGTGGCCCTCGGAGCGGACCCCTCGGAGCCGGTACCGGGCTCCGACCAGGAGCGCAGCCCGCAGGCGGTGTCGGTCTGA